One Oncorhynchus gorbuscha isolate QuinsamMale2020 ecotype Even-year unplaced genomic scaffold, OgorEven_v1.0 Un_scaffold_602, whole genome shotgun sequence genomic region harbors:
- the LOC124019034 gene encoding ubiquitin carboxyl-terminal hydrolase 37-like has translation MTLPRASSATRSMTLPRTSSATRGSEETQGARGEQVALVNMELLGLPNIGNTCFLNATLQCLLVLPSFSKEILHQEQLWSSSPFSNLLRSLSDVHRSGLPDSVENQASKADLMWKVKYSLSGYDLKYLGDTQQDAHELLVNMLCQLKEEGMILKTLGMNYTCPVSQLEFQLVSVRTCTSCGRESSTREDYNHLSLDFSPERTLLNSLALTFKSEQVEFTCEGCKGLHASKVEQFHTLPLVLVLHLKRFGGPGGVGEAGGSSFVSFGAEALHPLWGHGATPAQCQPTGPHQPGPQHPGVHPPDPCQPSLQPTWSGQRQRPLLFISRSQYSQ, from the exons ATGACTCTTCCCAGGGCCAGCTCAGCCACCAGAAGCATGACTCTTCCCAGGACCAGCTCAGCCACCAGAGGGTCAGAAGAGACCCAGGGGGCCAGAGGAGAACAGGTGGCACTGGTCAACATGGAACTTCTTGG GTTGCCTAACATTGGCAACACTTGCTTCCTTAACGCCACCCTGCAGTGCCTCCTGGTCCTGCCTTCCTTCTCAAAGGAAATCCTGCACCAGGAACAACTCTGGagctcctcccccttctccaacCTGCTCAG GAGTCTGTCTGATGTGCACCGTTCAGGTTTACCTGACAGTGTGGAAAACCAGGCCTCAAAAGCAGACCTCATGTGGAAGGTCAAGTACTCCTTGTCGGGATACGATTTGAAGTATCTGGGGGACACGCAACAG GATGCACACGAGTTACTTGTCAATATGCTGTGCCAGCTGAAGGAGGAGGGCATGATTCTGAAGACACTCGGGATGAACTATACCTGCCCTGTTTCCCAGCTGGAGTTCCAGCTTGTGTCGGTGCGCACATGTACCAG CTGTGGGCGCGAGTCGTCCACCAGAGAGGACTACAACCACCTCTCATTGGACTTCAGCCCTGAGCGCACCTTGCTGAACAGCCTAGCACTCACTTTCAAA AGTGAACAGGTTGAATTCACATGTGAGGGCTGTAAAGGCCTCCACGCCTCAAAGGTGGAGCAGttccacacactgcctct TGTGCTGGTTTTGCATCTGAAGAGGTTTGGAGGACCTGGGGGGGTTGGAGAAGCTGGAGGCTCCTCTTTTGTTTCCTTCGGAGCTGAGGCTCTCCACCCTCTGTGGGGACATGGTGCCACACCTGCACAGTGCCAGCCCACAGGCCCTCACCAACCAGGCCCCCAGCATCCAGGGGTCCATCCCCCAGACCCTTGCCAGCCAAGTCTCCAGCCCACCTGGAGTGGCCAAAGACAGCGCCCTCTGCTGTTCAT AAGCAGAAGCCAGTACAGTCAGTGA